A single region of the Veillonellales bacterium genome encodes:
- the amrA gene encoding AmmeMemoRadiSam system protein A: protein MPAESAPVVLARESLTYYLTNNRPMLLPAKLAPELSGQAGVFVSLKKNGRLRGCIGTFQPTTAAIGAEIIQNAISAGTEDPRFPAVKLAELADITISVDVLAAPEAVDSPAQLDPQKYGIIVRRGSRRGLLLPMLAGVDTVAEQIAIAREKAGISPGEEIELYRFTVTRYT, encoded by the coding sequence ATGCCCGCTGAAAGTGCACCGGTTGTCCTGGCAAGGGAAAGTCTGACTTATTATTTGACAAACAACCGGCCGATGCTTCTGCCGGCAAAGCTGGCACCTGAATTAAGCGGACAGGCCGGGGTATTTGTCTCATTGAAGAAAAATGGCCGGCTGCGAGGCTGTATCGGCACTTTTCAGCCGACAACCGCTGCTATCGGCGCCGAAATTATCCAAAATGCCATTAGCGCCGGGACGGAAGATCCCCGGTTTCCGGCGGTAAAGCTGGCAGAACTAGCTGACATCACGATATCAGTGGATGTTTTGGCAGCCCCCGAGGCGGTTGACAGTCCGGCACAGCTTGATCCGCAAAAATACGGAATTATTGTCCGGCGGGGCAGCCGTCGGGGACTTCTCCTGCCGATGCTGGCGGGAGTCGATACGGTGGCGGAACAGATTGCCATTGCCCGGGAAAAAGCCGGCATTTCACCAGGGGAAGAAATCGAATTATACCGGTTTACCGTTACCCGATATACTTGA
- the amrS gene encoding AmmeMemoRadiSam system radical SAM enzyme, whose translation MREAMYYQPQAAGVAACGLCPKGCMIGEGGAGFCRVRKNTGGKLFTENYGQVSSYALDPIEKKPLYHFYPGSYILSLGTWGCNFSCRFCQNWQISQTSPHTLELLPEAAVRLAREQGEKNIGLAFTYSEPTVWYEYILDTAQACRRQGLKTVLVTNGYINPEPLDKLLPYIDAMNIDVKAFNPEFYRQICAGSLADVKQTVERAAGRCHVEITTLLIPGLNDGAGELKKLAQWLSGIDPAIPLHFSRYFPNYRLDVPPTPLDTMEQAREVAGRFLSYVYLGNVGLQAGNTYCPDCGCLVIDRTRRQSLLTGDKKCPQCGSLSAITGEIRY comes from the coding sequence ATGCGGGAAGCTATGTATTATCAGCCACAGGCAGCAGGCGTAGCGGCCTGTGGGCTATGTCCGAAAGGCTGTATGATTGGTGAAGGCGGAGCGGGATTTTGCCGGGTTCGCAAAAATACCGGCGGCAAATTGTTTACGGAAAACTATGGACAGGTATCCTCTTATGCGTTAGATCCAATCGAAAAAAAACCGCTGTATCATTTCTATCCCGGCAGCTATATTCTGTCTCTCGGTACCTGGGGTTGTAATTTTTCCTGCCGGTTTTGCCAGAACTGGCAGATTTCCCAGACCAGTCCCCACACGCTGGAGCTTTTGCCGGAAGCTGCGGTCCGGCTGGCCAGGGAGCAGGGTGAGAAGAATATCGGCTTGGCCTTTACCTATTCCGAACCAACGGTCTGGTATGAATATATTTTGGATACTGCCCAGGCTTGTCGCCGGCAGGGATTAAAAACCGTATTGGTAACCAACGGATATATCAATCCGGAACCCCTTGACAAGCTTTTGCCTTATATCGACGCTATGAATATTGACGTAAAAGCGTTTAACCCGGAATTTTACCGGCAAATCTGCGCCGGCAGTTTAGCCGACGTGAAGCAAACGGTAGAAAGAGCGGCGGGCCGCTGTCATGTGGAGATTACTACGCTGCTGATTCCGGGACTGAATGATGGGGCGGGGGAACTGAAGAAACTGGCACAATGGCTGTCGGGAATTGATCCGGCTATTCCTTTGCATTTTTCCCGCTATTTTCCCAATTATCGGCTGGATGTACCGCCGACACCCCTGGATACGATGGAGCAGGCCAGGGAGGTTGCCGGCCGTTTTTTGTCTTATGTATATCTTGGCAATGTGGGCTTGCAGGCGGGAAATACGTATTGTCCGGACTGCGGCTGTTTGGTTATTGACCGTACCCGGCGCCAGAGCTTGCTGACCGGAGACAAAAAATGCCCCCAATGCGGCAGCTTGTCGGCAATTACCGGCGAGATCCGCTATTGA
- a CDS encoding transglycosylase domain-containing protein → MFSRKFWFLLLLIFCTAFWWSGGNLFIHKTFPASAVVKTEIVSGSLSGAYDRIYRIIALKSAVNAKLGNQKMVKIQDIPLPMQQSIIAVEDSRFYRHFGFDIEGILRATLVNMQVGSIAEGGSTITQQLARNLFLTQDRSLERKVEEVILAVDLELRYSKEEILEMYLNTVYFGSGTYGIGDAAKTYFGKTPNKLNLAESAMLAGLPNAPSLISPYVDFNAAKQRQAVVLAAMVRNGYIGPESAAEAKLVPIRLAR, encoded by the coding sequence ATGTTCAGCCGTAAATTTTGGTTTTTGCTGCTGCTTATATTTTGCACCGCCTTTTGGTGGTCCGGCGGCAATTTATTTATTCATAAAACCTTTCCCGCTTCTGCCGTTGTGAAAACTGAAATTGTATCCGGCAGTCTGAGCGGCGCCTATGACCGGATCTATCGCATTATCGCGTTGAAAAGCGCCGTGAATGCTAAGCTGGGAAATCAAAAAATGGTCAAAATACAAGACATTCCCCTACCCATGCAGCAGTCTATCATCGCTGTAGAAGACAGCCGGTTTTACCGTCACTTTGGTTTTGATATCGAAGGGATTCTCCGGGCCACCTTGGTCAATATGCAGGTGGGAAGTATTGCCGAAGGCGGCAGCACCATCACCCAGCAATTAGCCAGAAACTTATTTCTCACCCAGGACCGTTCCCTGGAACGAAAAGTCGAGGAAGTCATCCTGGCCGTTGATCTGGAGCTGCGGTATTCAAAAGAAGAAATTCTTGAAATGTATCTAAATACTGTTTACTTCGGCTCAGGAACCTACGGCATCGGCGACGCAGCTAAAACTTACTTTGGCAAAACGCCAAACAAATTGAATTTAGCGGAATCGGCCATGCTGGCGGGACTGCCCAACGCTCCCTCTCTCATTTCGCCCTATGTGGATTTTAACGCTGCCAAACAACGGCAGGCAGTCGTGTTAGCCGCTATGGTCCGCAATGGTTATATTGGACCCGAATCAGCCGCAGAGGCCAAACTGGTTCCGATTCGATTGGCACGGTAG
- the rpsI gene encoding 30S ribosomal protein S9: MALVNYYGTGRRKTSVARVRLVPGEGNIIINGRPLVEYFGLKTLELVVKQPLNLTETVGKYDVLAKVEGGGPSGQAGAVRHGISRALLRVDGEYRPALKKAGLLTRDPREKERRKYGLKKARKASQFSKR, encoded by the coding sequence ATGGCATTAGTGAACTACTACGGCACAGGCCGCAGAAAAACTTCGGTTGCCAGAGTTCGTCTGGTTCCGGGAGAAGGCAATATTATCATTAACGGTCGTCCGCTGGTTGAATATTTCGGTTTAAAAACCCTTGAACTGGTTGTAAAGCAACCGCTGAATCTGACTGAGACTGTTGGTAAGTACGATGTGCTTGCCAAAGTGGAGGGCGGCGGTCCTTCCGGACAGGCCGGCGCAGTTCGGCACGGCATTTCCCGTGCGCTGCTTCGCGTTGACGGCGAATATCGTCCCGCTTTGAAAAAAGCCGGATTATTGACTCGTGATCCCCGGGAAAAAGAGCGCCGCAAATACGGCCTCAAAAAAGCCCGCAAAGCTTCTCAGTTTTCCAAACGTTAA
- the amrB gene encoding AmmeMemoRadiSam system protein B, producing MTKLVDCALMPHPPIMIPEIGGSELKKIQATVTAAERVAQIIKEDNPQTVVIITPHGPAFKDAASISVHPRLKGNLSAFGVPDVSVGFETDGLLIRHILKQTKRLGVNLVELTDDLAKSYRFRLELDHGAVIPLYYLHKAGFKGQLVHLSIGRLPYEEMYTFGKAVQAAIGALDKRVAVIASGDLSHRLTVDAPAGYSPRGKEFDSQVLSAVKDLDVKTLFHIEPALVEAAGECGLRPIFFLLGVVGGLATQTEILSYEGPFGVGYAVALVRLQSAEKGDDGNAR from the coding sequence GTGACGAAATTAGTTGATTGTGCGCTAATGCCCCATCCGCCCATCATGATTCCGGAAATAGGCGGCAGCGAGCTGAAAAAAATTCAGGCGACTGTTACGGCGGCTGAGCGGGTGGCGCAAATCATCAAAGAGGATAACCCGCAAACAGTTGTGATCATCACCCCCCATGGCCCGGCTTTTAAGGATGCCGCCAGTATTAGCGTCCATCCCCGGCTGAAGGGGAATCTGAGTGCTTTTGGCGTGCCTGATGTGTCGGTGGGATTTGAAACCGATGGTTTGCTGATTCGGCATATTTTGAAACAGACCAAGCGGCTGGGAGTTAATTTGGTGGAACTGACCGATGATCTGGCCAAGAGTTACCGGTTCCGGCTGGAACTGGATCACGGTGCCGTCATACCACTCTATTATTTACATAAAGCAGGCTTTAAGGGACAACTTGTTCACTTGTCCATCGGCAGGCTGCCTTATGAAGAAATGTATACCTTTGGCAAAGCGGTCCAGGCGGCGATTGGAGCCTTGGACAAGCGAGTCGCTGTCATCGCCTCAGGGGATTTATCACACCGCCTGACAGTGGATGCACCGGCAGGCTACAGCCCCCGGGGGAAAGAATTCGACAGTCAGGTGTTAAGTGCCGTAAAGGATTTGGATGTAAAAACGCTGTTTCATATAGAGCCCGCTTTGGTAGAGGCGGCCGGAGAATGCGGCCTTCGTCCCATTTTCTTTTTGCTGGGCGTTGTTGGCGGCTTAGCAACTCAGACGGAAATTTTATCTTATGAAGGACCTTTTGGCGTAGGGTATGCTGTGGCACTGGTTCGTTTGCAGTCGGCTGAAAAGGGAGACGATGGCAATGCCCGCTGA
- a CDS encoding N-acetylmuramoyl-L-alanine amidase, translating into MRILSLSRRNLQKVALLSVAVVALNLLALRYLVLDDVDDVDLTLLSGHVVALDPGHGGIDSGARANGFREKDITMAIAEKLTVILQENGAQVFLTRDSDVDYYTPGKGGKRNDLMKRVEIIEASGAQVYVSIHCNAIQARRLSGAQVFYSPKLEENKMLAEGVQRALKKFPPGNKRQAKQDLHILVLNAMNRPGILVEAGYLTNQTEAGLLADSGYQQKLAEQIAKGLAYHFSQNAGR; encoded by the coding sequence ATGCGGATTTTATCACTGAGCCGGCGGAATCTGCAGAAAGTCGCGCTGCTCAGCGTTGCGGTTGTTGCACTGAATTTATTGGCGCTGCGGTATCTGGTACTTGACGACGTTGACGATGTCGATTTAACCTTGCTATCAGGCCATGTCGTTGCCTTGGATCCCGGACATGGGGGAATTGACAGCGGTGCCAGAGCGAATGGCTTTAGGGAAAAAGACATCACCATGGCGATTGCGGAAAAGCTTACAGTCATATTACAGGAAAATGGCGCTCAAGTATTTTTAACTCGTGACAGTGATGTGGATTATTATACTCCGGGCAAAGGGGGCAAGCGCAATGATCTGATGAAGCGGGTGGAAATAATCGAAGCATCCGGTGCCCAGGTGTATGTCAGTATTCATTGTAATGCCATCCAAGCCCGACGGTTATCCGGGGCTCAGGTATTTTACAGTCCTAAACTGGAAGAAAATAAAATGCTGGCGGAAGGAGTACAGCGGGCGCTAAAAAAATTTCCTCCCGGGAATAAACGTCAGGCGAAGCAGGATTTGCACATTTTAGTGTTGAATGCAATGAATAGACCAGGCATCCTGGTAGAAGCCGGGTATCTGACGAATCAAACAGAAGCCGGCTTGCTGGCTGACAGCGGTTATCAGCAAAAACTGGCAGAGCAGATTGCTAAAGGGCTGGCGTATCATTTCAGCCAAAATGCGGGAAGATAG